Proteins from one Scleropages formosus chromosome 14, fSclFor1.1, whole genome shotgun sequence genomic window:
- the LOC108926930 gene encoding interleukin-1 receptor type 1 isoform X3, giving the protein MKQRFLILLVITAYLSSVTMAIGENCIDHGVHFQPVFTVPGEAAMLSCTLDHNSPYNISWFKEGTERELSDNEGKIMVRAKELWFLNSDLQDAGNYVCILRTHDQCWRETLVLIVNNINPEYCGRPQKTEQELTVIANGYLSCPLFSYMEHVDSYSFQWFKDCEPIVQGGKFKYVRHLLLIQHVSSNDMGYYTCRMTFNLTGTTAHVSETISCEIIDQWNLLPAVVEPINDLVKAEYGSPFTKVCRVFVPGEGENMVHVHWAAEDFISWNSSQRVNQVSLNRSKVEDGEWMEVVLHFTEVEKEDFYHTYRCMVFNEYGLITGNFTLLPSDPNYLPHQGLFFCLLILIFITAIGTWRVFRVDLVLCCRTYCARLYKDPARDGKVYDAYVAYLRSCEGEDCRGGACGAVEEFALCVLPQVMEGEWGYRLFILGRDSFPGEAIADAVQRNIQRSRRLLLLYSASSFSHPDATLHLEQQLATHGALVEGGMRVILVELGEAVNDALLPESVRYLRSRQGALCWRGAQSEQGCLMRLRSNRFWKHLQYHMPARSSCKHPTEKNFLTHVYTQVEG; this is encoded by the exons ATGAAGCAGAGGTTCCTCATTCTCCTGGTGATCACAGCCTATCTCTCCAGTGTTACCATGGCAATTGGCG AGAACTGCATTGACCATGGCGTGCACTTCCAGCCAGTGTTCACTGTGCCAGGCGAAGCTGCAATGCTCAGCTGTACCCTGGACCACAACTCCCCCTACAACATCTCCTGGTTTAAGGAGGGCACTGAGAGAGAGCTGTCCGATAATGAAGGGAAGATCATGGTTCGAGCCAAAGAGCTCTGGTTTCTGAACAGTGATCTACAGGATGCTGGCAACTATGTGTGTATCCTCAG AACTCATGACCAGTGCTGGAGAGAAACCTTGGTTCTGATCGTGAACAACATCAACCCTGAATATTGCGGTCGACCACAAAAGACTGAGCAGGAGCTGACTGTGATCGCCAATGGCTACCTGTCCTGCCCTTTATTCTCGTACATGGAACATGTGGACAGTTACTCCTTTCAGTGGTTCAAG GACTGTGAACCCATCGTGCAGGGAGGCAAGTTTAAGTACGTCAGACACTTGCTCCTGATACAACATGTGTCTTCCAACGACATGGGGTACTACACCTGCAGGATGACCTTTAACCTGACTGGAACCACAGCCCACGTCTCGGAGACTATAAGCTGTGAGATCATAG ACCAGTGGAACCTGCTCCCCGCTGTGGTTGAACCCATTAATGACCTGGTAAAAGCCGAATACG GCTCTCCCTTCACGAAGGTGTGCCGAGTGTTTGTGCCAGGCGAGGGGGAAAACATGGTACACGTGCACTGGGCAGCAGAAGACTTCATTTCTTGGAACTCCTCACAGCGCGTGAACCAGGTTTCCCTCAA CAGAAGCAAAGTGGAAGATGGAGAATGGATGGAGGTGGTGCTGCATTTCACTGAAGTGGAGAAAGAGGACTTTTACCACACATACCGGTGTATGGTCTTCAATGAATACGGCCTCATCACAGGCAACTTCACCTTACTGCCCTCAG ATCCAAACTACCTTCCTCATCAGGGACTCTTCTTCTgcctcctcatcctcatttTCATCACTGCCATCGGCACTTGGCGGGTCTTCCGGGTTGACTTGGTGCTGTGCTGCAGGACTTACTGCGCACGTCTCTACAAAGACCCAG CACGGGACGGGAAAGTGTACGATGCCTACGTGGCCTACCTGAGGTCGTGCGAGGGCGAGGACTGCAGAGGTGGGGCCTGCGGGGCAGTTGAGGAGTTTGCCCTGTGTGTTCTGCCCCAGGTCATGGAGGGAGAGTGGGGCTACAGGCTCTTCATCCTGGGCCGTGACAGCTTCCCGGGTGAAG CCATTGCAGATGCGGTCCAGAGGAACATCCAGCGGAGCCGACGGCTGCTCCTCCTGTATTCGGCGTCATCCTTCTCGCACCCAGACGCCACGCTAcacctggagcagcagctggccaCACATGGTGCGCTGGTGGAGGGTGGCATGCGCGTCATTTTGGTCGAGTTGGGCGAGGCCGTTAACGACGCGCTCCTCCCCGAGTCTGTGCGCTACCTGCGCAGTaggcagggggcgctgtgctgGCGGGGGGCACAGAGCGAACAGGGCTGCCTGATGCGCCTACGTTCCAACAGGTTCTGGAAGCACCTGCAGTACCACATGCCAGCAAGGAGCTCATGCAAGCACCCCACAGAGAAGAATTTCTTGACCCATGTTTATACGCAAGTGGAGGGCTGA
- the LOC108926930 gene encoding interleukin-1 receptor type 1 isoform X1 — translation MKQRFLILLVITAYLSSVTMAIGENCIDHGVHFQPVFTVPGEAAMLSCTLDHNSPYNISWFKEGTERELSDNEGKIMVRAKELWFLNSDLQDAGNYVCILRTHDQCWRETLVLIVNNINPEYCGRPQKTEQELTVIANGYLSCPLFSYMEHVDSYSFQWFKDCEPIVQGGKFKYVRHLLLIQHVSSNDMGYYTCRMTFNLTGTTAHVSETISCEIIDQWNLLPAVVEPINDLVKAEYGSPFTKVCRVFVPGEGENMVHVHWAAEDFISWNSSQRVNQVSLNRSKVEDGEWMEVVLHFTEVEKEDFYHTYRCMVFNEYGLITGNFTLLPSDPNYLPHQGLFFCLLILIFITAIGTWRVFRVDLVLCCRTYCARLYKDPGVRLRDPRGSEGVISFHVRLSHYLKLSAQLPRESCPFLTAPADHFPSRVLSCSSHSARDGKVYDAYVAYLRSCEGEDCRGGACGAVEEFALCVLPQVMEGEWGYRLFILGRDSFPGEAIADAVQRNIQRSRRLLLLYSASSFSHPDATLHLEQQLATHGALVEGGMRVILVELGEAVNDALLPESVRYLRSRQGALCWRGAQSEQGCLMRLRSNRFWKHLQYHMPARSSCKHPTEKNFLTHVYTQVEG, via the exons ATGAAGCAGAGGTTCCTCATTCTCCTGGTGATCACAGCCTATCTCTCCAGTGTTACCATGGCAATTGGCG AGAACTGCATTGACCATGGCGTGCACTTCCAGCCAGTGTTCACTGTGCCAGGCGAAGCTGCAATGCTCAGCTGTACCCTGGACCACAACTCCCCCTACAACATCTCCTGGTTTAAGGAGGGCACTGAGAGAGAGCTGTCCGATAATGAAGGGAAGATCATGGTTCGAGCCAAAGAGCTCTGGTTTCTGAACAGTGATCTACAGGATGCTGGCAACTATGTGTGTATCCTCAG AACTCATGACCAGTGCTGGAGAGAAACCTTGGTTCTGATCGTGAACAACATCAACCCTGAATATTGCGGTCGACCACAAAAGACTGAGCAGGAGCTGACTGTGATCGCCAATGGCTACCTGTCCTGCCCTTTATTCTCGTACATGGAACATGTGGACAGTTACTCCTTTCAGTGGTTCAAG GACTGTGAACCCATCGTGCAGGGAGGCAAGTTTAAGTACGTCAGACACTTGCTCCTGATACAACATGTGTCTTCCAACGACATGGGGTACTACACCTGCAGGATGACCTTTAACCTGACTGGAACCACAGCCCACGTCTCGGAGACTATAAGCTGTGAGATCATAG ACCAGTGGAACCTGCTCCCCGCTGTGGTTGAACCCATTAATGACCTGGTAAAAGCCGAATACG GCTCTCCCTTCACGAAGGTGTGCCGAGTGTTTGTGCCAGGCGAGGGGGAAAACATGGTACACGTGCACTGGGCAGCAGAAGACTTCATTTCTTGGAACTCCTCACAGCGCGTGAACCAGGTTTCCCTCAA CAGAAGCAAAGTGGAAGATGGAGAATGGATGGAGGTGGTGCTGCATTTCACTGAAGTGGAGAAAGAGGACTTTTACCACACATACCGGTGTATGGTCTTCAATGAATACGGCCTCATCACAGGCAACTTCACCTTACTGCCCTCAG ATCCAAACTACCTTCCTCATCAGGGACTCTTCTTCTgcctcctcatcctcatttTCATCACTGCCATCGGCACTTGGCGGGTCTTCCGGGTTGACTTGGTGCTGTGCTGCAGGACTTACTGCGCACGTCTCTACAAAGACCCAGGTGTGAGACTGAGGGATCCGCGGGGTAGTGAGGGGGTCATCTCGTTCCATGTCCGTCTTTCTCATTACCTAAAGTTGTCAGCTCAGCTGCCAAGGGAATCCTGCCCCTTCCTTACTGCACCGGCCGATCATTTTCCTTCTCGGGTTCTTTCTTGTTCTTCCCACTCAGCACGGGACGGGAAAGTGTACGATGCCTACGTGGCCTACCTGAGGTCGTGCGAGGGCGAGGACTGCAGAGGTGGGGCCTGCGGGGCAGTTGAGGAGTTTGCCCTGTGTGTTCTGCCCCAGGTCATGGAGGGAGAGTGGGGCTACAGGCTCTTCATCCTGGGCCGTGACAGCTTCCCGGGTGAAG CCATTGCAGATGCGGTCCAGAGGAACATCCAGCGGAGCCGACGGCTGCTCCTCCTGTATTCGGCGTCATCCTTCTCGCACCCAGACGCCACGCTAcacctggagcagcagctggccaCACATGGTGCGCTGGTGGAGGGTGGCATGCGCGTCATTTTGGTCGAGTTGGGCGAGGCCGTTAACGACGCGCTCCTCCCCGAGTCTGTGCGCTACCTGCGCAGTaggcagggggcgctgtgctgGCGGGGGGCACAGAGCGAACAGGGCTGCCTGATGCGCCTACGTTCCAACAGGTTCTGGAAGCACCTGCAGTACCACATGCCAGCAAGGAGCTCATGCAAGCACCCCACAGAGAAGAATTTCTTGACCCATGTTTATACGCAAGTGGAGGGCTGA
- the LOC108926930 gene encoding interleukin-1 receptor type 1 isoform X2, producing MKQRFLILLVITAYLSSVTMAIGENCIDHGVHFQPVFTVPGEAAMLSCTLDHNSPYNISWFKEGTERELSDNEGKIMVRAKELWFLNSDLQDAGNYVCILRTHDQCWRETLVLIVNNINPEYCGRPQKTEQELTVIANGYLSCPLFSYMEHVDSYSFQWFKDCEPIVQGGKFKYVRHLLLIQHVSSNDMGYYTCRMTFNLTGTTAHVSETISCEIIDQWNLLPAVVEPINDLVKAEYGSPFTKVCRVFVPGEGENMVHVHWAAEDFISWNSSQRVNQVSLKSKVEDGEWMEVVLHFTEVEKEDFYHTYRCMVFNEYGLITGNFTLLPSDPNYLPHQGLFFCLLILIFITAIGTWRVFRVDLVLCCRTYCARLYKDPGVRLRDPRGSEGVISFHVRLSHYLKLSAQLPRESCPFLTAPADHFPSRVLSCSSHSARDGKVYDAYVAYLRSCEGEDCRGGACGAVEEFALCVLPQVMEGEWGYRLFILGRDSFPGEAIADAVQRNIQRSRRLLLLYSASSFSHPDATLHLEQQLATHGALVEGGMRVILVELGEAVNDALLPESVRYLRSRQGALCWRGAQSEQGCLMRLRSNRFWKHLQYHMPARSSCKHPTEKNFLTHVYTQVEG from the exons ATGAAGCAGAGGTTCCTCATTCTCCTGGTGATCACAGCCTATCTCTCCAGTGTTACCATGGCAATTGGCG AGAACTGCATTGACCATGGCGTGCACTTCCAGCCAGTGTTCACTGTGCCAGGCGAAGCTGCAATGCTCAGCTGTACCCTGGACCACAACTCCCCCTACAACATCTCCTGGTTTAAGGAGGGCACTGAGAGAGAGCTGTCCGATAATGAAGGGAAGATCATGGTTCGAGCCAAAGAGCTCTGGTTTCTGAACAGTGATCTACAGGATGCTGGCAACTATGTGTGTATCCTCAG AACTCATGACCAGTGCTGGAGAGAAACCTTGGTTCTGATCGTGAACAACATCAACCCTGAATATTGCGGTCGACCACAAAAGACTGAGCAGGAGCTGACTGTGATCGCCAATGGCTACCTGTCCTGCCCTTTATTCTCGTACATGGAACATGTGGACAGTTACTCCTTTCAGTGGTTCAAG GACTGTGAACCCATCGTGCAGGGAGGCAAGTTTAAGTACGTCAGACACTTGCTCCTGATACAACATGTGTCTTCCAACGACATGGGGTACTACACCTGCAGGATGACCTTTAACCTGACTGGAACCACAGCCCACGTCTCGGAGACTATAAGCTGTGAGATCATAG ACCAGTGGAACCTGCTCCCCGCTGTGGTTGAACCCATTAATGACCTGGTAAAAGCCGAATACG GCTCTCCCTTCACGAAGGTGTGCCGAGTGTTTGTGCCAGGCGAGGGGGAAAACATGGTACACGTGCACTGGGCAGCAGAAGACTTCATTTCTTGGAACTCCTCACAGCGCGTGAACCAGGTTTCCCTCAA AAGCAAAGTGGAAGATGGAGAATGGATGGAGGTGGTGCTGCATTTCACTGAAGTGGAGAAAGAGGACTTTTACCACACATACCGGTGTATGGTCTTCAATGAATACGGCCTCATCACAGGCAACTTCACCTTACTGCCCTCAG ATCCAAACTACCTTCCTCATCAGGGACTCTTCTTCTgcctcctcatcctcatttTCATCACTGCCATCGGCACTTGGCGGGTCTTCCGGGTTGACTTGGTGCTGTGCTGCAGGACTTACTGCGCACGTCTCTACAAAGACCCAGGTGTGAGACTGAGGGATCCGCGGGGTAGTGAGGGGGTCATCTCGTTCCATGTCCGTCTTTCTCATTACCTAAAGTTGTCAGCTCAGCTGCCAAGGGAATCCTGCCCCTTCCTTACTGCACCGGCCGATCATTTTCCTTCTCGGGTTCTTTCTTGTTCTTCCCACTCAGCACGGGACGGGAAAGTGTACGATGCCTACGTGGCCTACCTGAGGTCGTGCGAGGGCGAGGACTGCAGAGGTGGGGCCTGCGGGGCAGTTGAGGAGTTTGCCCTGTGTGTTCTGCCCCAGGTCATGGAGGGAGAGTGGGGCTACAGGCTCTTCATCCTGGGCCGTGACAGCTTCCCGGGTGAAG CCATTGCAGATGCGGTCCAGAGGAACATCCAGCGGAGCCGACGGCTGCTCCTCCTGTATTCGGCGTCATCCTTCTCGCACCCAGACGCCACGCTAcacctggagcagcagctggccaCACATGGTGCGCTGGTGGAGGGTGGCATGCGCGTCATTTTGGTCGAGTTGGGCGAGGCCGTTAACGACGCGCTCCTCCCCGAGTCTGTGCGCTACCTGCGCAGTaggcagggggcgctgtgctgGCGGGGGGCACAGAGCGAACAGGGCTGCCTGATGCGCCTACGTTCCAACAGGTTCTGGAAGCACCTGCAGTACCACATGCCAGCAAGGAGCTCATGCAAGCACCCCACAGAGAAGAATTTCTTGACCCATGTTTATACGCAAGTGGAGGGCTGA
- the LOC108926867 gene encoding interleukin-1 receptor-like 1, with translation MESIGCSSRMRPELMFLSSRTMGMFGVTTGLHTKRTPCGHREEDPLFVTEGEALRVPLLPDNYGDGEESPAEYVWLKGESQEIGTSEDERVHHHGGQLYFLPLVFSDSGVYRSSLLRWSCIPHGLLLLLTARTSVRPSGLPTQDFGHIPNESAETVLILNASKRDEGIYTCRCTWEHAGRIFNSSASRKLIVKDPSATYRPVIRAPLNHTSETAPPGSQVKLACSVFFGFNVQDLCVVSWLVNGSQVQDLIEEANGSADCGHSGYVEENARNTERNQVVYKATLTICKVSEKHFHTEFKCVAMNSNKWDCVFVSLKNPEMMSTHVVINLTLLGFFILALVTSKVFMIDLVLFARDVLKTCHSQEDGKAYDAFVVYQTHNTEKAEAEKICHFVAKVLPRELEQKCGYRLFILGRDDLPGEDHMELVWTRVRLSRRLMIILTPGAKGECGGSISEAYGAPTGLALHQALVHDDLKVILITMERTGQLDRLPRELQHLVRKSAPLLWKEQGCGSRRFWKHVRYLMPPGAMSSHPESIRSLLSQTDI, from the exons ATGGAAAGCATCGGGTGCAGCAGCCGCATGAGACCAGAACTGATGTTtctgtcctctcgcaccatggGAATGTTCGGCGTCACAACAGGACTGCACACGAAGAGAA CTCCATGCGGACATCGCGAGGAGGACCCTTTGTTCGTGACCGAGGGAGAGGCTCTCCGTGTTCCTCTGCTGCCCGACAACTACGGGGACGGCGAGGAGAGTCCCGCGGAGTACGTGTGGCTCAAAGGCGAAAGCCAGGAGATCGGGACGTCCGAGGATGAGCGCGTGCATCACCACGGAGGACAGCTCTACTTCCTGCCCCTCGTCTTCAGCGACTCCGGGGTTTATCG CTCCTCTCTGCTGCGTTGGAGTTGCATTCCTCACggtcttctgctgctcctcacTGCCCGCACCTCTGTGCGTCCCTCTGGTCTCCCGACTCAGGATTTCGGACACATTCCGAACGAGTCGGCGGAAACCGTGCTGATTCTCAATGCGTCCAAGCGGGACGAAGGCATCTACACCTGCAGGTGTACATGGGAGCACGCGGGGCGTATCTTCAACTCATCGGCATCCAGGAAGTTAATAGTGAAAG ATCCCTCCGCCACCTATAGACCAGTGATTCGCGCTCCACTCAACCACACTTCTGAGACCGCGCCACCAG GTTCGCAGGTGAAGCTCGCGTGCTCGGTGTTCTTCGGCTTCAACGTGCAGGACTTGTGCGTGGTCTCGTGGCTGGTGAACGGGAGCCAAGTGCAGGACCTCATCGAGGAGGCCAACGGCTCCGCTGACTGCGGCCACAGCGGCTACGTGGAGGAGAACGCCAG AAACACGGAGCGCAACCAGGTCGTCTACAAGGCCACGCTAACCATCTGCAAGGTGTCAGAGAAGCACTTCCACACGGAGTTCAAGTGTGTAGCCATGAACAGCAACAAAtgggactgtgtgtttgtgtccttgaagaacccag AAATGATGTCCACGCACGTTGTGATAAACCTCACTCTTCTGGGCTTCTTCATCCTCGCTCTCGTCACCTCGAAGGTCTTCATGATTGACCTGGTTCTCTTTGCGCGTGACGTTTTAAAGACGTGCCACAGTCAAGAAG ATGGGAAGGCGTACGACGCTTTCGTCGTCTACCAGACGCACAACACCGAGAAAGCAGAGGCCGAGAAGATCTGCCACTTTGTGGCCAAGGTTTTACCACGTGAACTCGAGCAGAAGTGCGGCTACAGGCTCTTCATCCTGGGAAGGGACGACCTACCGGGAGAAG ATCACATGGAGCTGGTGTGGACCCGCGTCCGGCTGAGCAGGCGGCTCATGATCATCCTGACCCCGGGTGCAAAGGGTGAATGTGGTGGCTCAATCTCCGAGGCGTACGGCGCCCCCACTGGGCTGGCTCTGCACCAGGCCCTGGTGCACGACGACCTGAAAGTCATCCTAATCACCATGGAGAGAACGGGCCAACTGGACCGCCTACCCAGGGAGCTGCAGCACCTGGTCCGGAAGAGCGCCCCGCTCCTGTGGAAGGAGCAAGGATGCGGTTCTAGAAGGTTCTGGAAGCATGTGCGGTATCTGATGCCCCCCGGTGCCATGTCCTCACATCCTGAGAGCATAAGGAGCCTTCTGAGCCAAACTGATATTTAG